Proteins encoded by one window of Phenylobacterium soli:
- a CDS encoding YdcF family protein, with protein sequence MIETRGVPAIVIFGAAVLRDGRPSPSLARRIGYGHAASEALPDAPILCSGGIGRHGPSEAAVMAERLAGLGVDPGRLVLDEASLDTLQSVVATARFVRARSLAGCVVCSDRYHLPRIRLMLGALGVATQVGPVAPGRGGAPLAHWTRMRLRESVAIPYDLGIVLTRRRRLLAEIGEA encoded by the coding sequence ATGATCGAAACGAGAGGCGTCCCGGCGATCGTGATCTTCGGCGCGGCGGTGCTGCGCGACGGACGGCCCTCGCCGAGCCTGGCCCGCCGGATCGGCTACGGTCACGCCGCCTCCGAGGCCCTGCCGGACGCGCCGATCCTCTGCTCCGGCGGGATCGGTCGGCACGGTCCGAGCGAAGCGGCGGTGATGGCCGAGCGGCTCGCCGGCCTGGGCGTCGATCCCGGACGGCTGGTGCTGGACGAGGCGAGCCTCGACACCCTGCAGAGCGTCGTCGCCACGGCCAGGTTCGTGCGCGCCCGCTCGCTGGCGGGCTGCGTCGTCTGTTCGGACCGCTATCACCTGCCGCGCATCCGGCTGATGCTTGGCGCGCTCGGCGTCGCGACGCAGGTCGGTCCCGTGGCGCCCGGCCGCGGCGGCGCGCCCCTGGCCCACTGGACCCGGATGCGGCTCAGGGAGTCCGTGGCGATTCCCTACGACCTCGGCATCGTGCTCACGCGTCGGCGCCGGCTGCTCGCCGAGATCGGCGAGGCCTGA
- a CDS encoding NUDIX domain-containing protein, whose translation MGAPQFGTPQPGRDYPDRPAAFAVVERDGKVAIVRVTFENGGGRTDLPGGGLDPGESPQAAAARECGEEAGLVVEVGEELVAADHYFVNEKGEAKNTRGRFYAARFVAEDAALKIEDDHALVWMEPVAALRALDRESHAWALACWLRRGRP comes from the coding sequence ATGGGCGCGCCGCAATTCGGGACCCCGCAGCCGGGGCGGGACTATCCCGATCGCCCGGCCGCCTTCGCCGTGGTCGAAAGAGACGGCAAGGTCGCCATCGTGCGCGTCACCTTCGAGAACGGCGGCGGGCGCACCGACCTGCCGGGCGGCGGCCTTGATCCCGGCGAGTCGCCGCAGGCGGCGGCGGCGCGCGAGTGCGGCGAGGAGGCGGGTCTGGTGGTCGAGGTAGGCGAGGAGCTGGTCGCGGCCGACCACTACTTCGTCAACGAGAAGGGCGAGGCCAAGAACACCCGAGGCCGGTTCTACGCCGCCCGCTTCGTGGCCGAGGACGCGGCCCTGAAGATCGAGGACGACCACGCGCTGGTCTGGATGGAGCCGGTCGCGGCGCTGCGGGCGCTCGACAGGGAGTCGCACGCCTGGGCCCTGGCCTGCTGGCTGCGGCGCGGCCGGCCCTAG
- a CDS encoding transferrin receptor-like dimerization domain-containing protein, translating into MTSRVRLAALLSACALGAFTAAHAAAPPTQKDLETRLDAAVDPAEMGRWLKQMAAEPNHVGSAHDKANAEWMNAQFKAWGWDSKIETFWVLYPTPISEALELVSGPGAGFKATLQEPPIPGDESSVRGQASALPAYVAFQGDGDVTAPVVYVNYGMPADYDALERMGVSVKGKIVIARYGQGWRGLKPKLAQDHGAVGCIIYSDPRDDGYSTDDVYPKGAARPPHGFQRGSVADMTLYPGDPLTPGVGATKDAKRLTREEAQTVLKIPTLPISYADAQVLLQALDGPVAPGSWRGSLPITYHVGGGEQAKIHLAVKSDWSLKPLYDVVATLKGREKPNEWIVRGNHHDGWVMGASDPLSGQIAELAEAKALGAFYKAGWKPKRTIVYTSWDGEEPMLLGSTEWAETHAAELKAKALIYINSDGNARGFLGAEGSHEFQHFVNQVAADVKDPETGASVGQRLRARLAVSANDPGANEQAKALGKVAADPTKDLLIGPLGSGSDYSTFLQHLGVASLNIGYGGEGESAGVYHSLYDDYEHHSRFVDPGFAYDATLARTVGRMVVRLADADLPVQRYGDFADTVGRYLDEVKKLADSKRDEAAAQAKLLAAKAYDLAADPTESHAPPSAYELSPPLPFAPLDASVAKLKASAKAFDDALAAKGPSLSKAQKDQVEAITRPIAQTLLRDEGLPGRPWYKNMVYAPGRFTGYGAKTLPGVREAIEERRFADASAYIGLTAKAFDAYAAQLDKATAILNGK; encoded by the coding sequence ATGACCAGCCGCGTCCGCCTCGCCGCCCTGCTGTCCGCCTGCGCGCTGGGCGCGTTCACCGCCGCCCACGCCGCCGCACCGCCGACGCAGAAGGATCTGGAGACGAGGCTCGACGCCGCCGTCGATCCCGCCGAGATGGGCCGCTGGCTGAAGCAGATGGCCGCCGAGCCGAACCATGTGGGCTCGGCCCACGACAAGGCCAACGCCGAGTGGATGAACGCCCAGTTCAAGGCCTGGGGCTGGGATTCCAAGATCGAGACCTTCTGGGTGCTCTACCCGACGCCGATCTCCGAGGCGCTGGAGCTGGTCTCCGGGCCCGGCGCCGGCTTCAAGGCCACGCTGCAGGAGCCGCCGATCCCCGGCGACGAGAGCTCCGTGCGCGGCCAGGCCAGCGCCCTGCCGGCCTACGTCGCCTTCCAGGGCGATGGCGACGTCACCGCGCCGGTCGTCTACGTGAACTACGGCATGCCCGCCGACTACGACGCGCTGGAGCGCATGGGCGTGTCGGTGAAGGGCAAGATCGTCATCGCCCGCTACGGCCAGGGCTGGCGGGGCTTGAAGCCCAAGCTCGCCCAGGATCACGGGGCGGTGGGCTGCATCATCTATTCGGACCCGCGCGACGACGGCTATTCGACGGACGACGTCTATCCGAAGGGCGCGGCCCGCCCGCCGCATGGCTTCCAGCGCGGCTCGGTGGCCGACATGACGCTCTATCCGGGCGATCCGCTGACCCCGGGCGTGGGGGCGACCAAGGACGCCAAGCGCCTGACCCGGGAAGAGGCCCAGACGGTCCTCAAGATCCCGACCCTGCCGATCTCCTACGCCGACGCCCAGGTGCTGCTGCAGGCGCTGGACGGGCCGGTGGCGCCGGGAAGCTGGCGCGGGTCGCTGCCGATCACCTACCACGTGGGCGGCGGCGAGCAGGCCAAGATCCACCTGGCGGTGAAGTCGGACTGGTCGCTGAAGCCGCTCTACGACGTGGTCGCCACCCTGAAGGGCCGCGAGAAGCCCAACGAATGGATCGTCCGCGGCAACCACCACGACGGCTGGGTGATGGGCGCGTCGGATCCGCTGTCCGGCCAGATCGCCGAACTCGCCGAGGCCAAGGCGCTGGGCGCGTTCTACAAGGCCGGCTGGAAGCCGAAGCGGACCATCGTCTACACGAGCTGGGACGGCGAGGAGCCGATGCTGCTCGGCTCCACCGAATGGGCCGAGACCCACGCCGCCGAGCTCAAGGCGAAGGCGCTCATCTACATCAACTCGGACGGCAACGCCCGCGGCTTCCTGGGCGCGGAGGGCAGCCACGAGTTCCAGCACTTCGTGAACCAGGTGGCCGCCGACGTGAAGGATCCGGAAACCGGGGCCAGCGTCGGCCAGCGGCTGCGCGCCCGGCTCGCCGTCAGCGCCAACGATCCCGGCGCCAACGAGCAGGCCAAGGCGCTGGGCAAGGTGGCCGCCGACCCGACCAAGGACCTGCTGATCGGCCCGCTCGGCTCGGGGTCGGACTATTCGACCTTCCTGCAGCACCTGGGCGTGGCTTCGCTGAACATCGGCTACGGCGGCGAAGGGGAGAGCGCCGGGGTCTATCACTCGCTCTACGATGACTACGAGCACCACAGCCGGTTCGTCGACCCGGGCTTCGCCTATGACGCGACGCTCGCCCGCACCGTCGGGCGGATGGTCGTCCGGCTGGCCGACGCCGACCTGCCGGTGCAGCGCTACGGCGATTTCGCCGACACCGTGGGCCGCTACCTCGACGAGGTGAAGAAGCTCGCCGACAGCAAGCGCGACGAAGCCGCCGCCCAGGCCAAGCTGCTGGCGGCCAAGGCCTACGACCTGGCGGCCGACCCGACGGAGAGCCACGCGCCGCCGAGCGCCTACGAGCTGTCGCCGCCCCTGCCCTTCGCCCCGCTGGACGCCTCGGTCGCCAAGCTGAAGGCCAGCGCCAAGGCCTTCGACGACGCGCTCGCCGCCAAGGGCCCCTCGCTCTCCAAGGCGCAGAAGGACCAGGTCGAGGCGATCACCCGGCCGATCGCCCAGACCCTGCTGCGCGACGAAGGCCTGCCCGGCCGCCCCTGGTACAAGAACATGGTCTATGCCCCCGGCCGCTTCACCGGCTATGGCGCCAAGACCCTGCCGGGCGTGCGCGAAGCCATCGAGGAACGTCGCTTCGCCGACGCGAGCGCCTATATCGGTCTGACGGCCAAGGCCTTCGACGCCTACGCCGCCCAGCTCGACAAGGCGACCGCGATCCTCAATGGCAAATGA
- a CDS encoding low affinity iron permease family protein, whose product MPSLSQWFSQAASATSRWTGKPSAFLMCCLIVVVWAVTGPVFHYSDTWQLVINTGTTIVTFLMVFLIQNTQNRDNAALQAKLDELIRASQAKNEFIGIEHLSDEELEDILAECEQHRPDVVRRAEARAGRSRKAEISASQKRATRRAAAPRRKRA is encoded by the coding sequence ATGCCCTCACTCAGTCAATGGTTTTCCCAGGCGGCGAGCGCCACGTCACGCTGGACCGGCAAGCCGTCCGCCTTCCTGATGTGCTGCCTGATCGTCGTGGTCTGGGCGGTCACTGGGCCGGTGTTCCACTACTCGGACACCTGGCAGCTGGTGATCAACACCGGCACCACCATCGTCACCTTCCTGATGGTGTTCCTGATCCAGAACACCCAGAACCGCGACAACGCCGCCCTGCAGGCCAAGCTCGACGAGCTGATCCGCGCCTCGCAGGCGAAGAACGAGTTCATCGGCATCGAGCATCTCTCGGACGAGGAGCTCGAGGACATCCTGGCCGAGTGCGAGCAGCACCGGCCCGACGTGGTGCGCCGCGCCGAGGCGCGCGCGGGCCGCAGCCGCAAGGCCGAGATCAGCGCGTCCCAAAAGCGGGCGACGCGCCGCGCCGCCGCGCCTCGCCGCAAGCGCGCCTAG
- the folD gene encoding bifunctional methylenetetrahydrofolate dehydrogenase/methenyltetrahydrofolate cyclohydrolase FolD → MAETAHQAQIIDGKIYAERLRAQVAEEVARLKADHGLVPGLAVVLVGDDPASQIYVRSKGEKSREAGMHSVTHTLPAKTTQDELMALVAALNADPAIHGILVQLPLPKHLDEKAVLTALDPDKDVDGLTMINAGRLASGLPGLYPCTPMGCMIMLRETVGDLTGKRAVVVGRSVLVGRPVAQLLLAEDCTVTIAHSRTRDLPAVCREADILVAAVGRPRMIRGDWIKPGAAVIDVGINRVPFDDPIKAAEGRTKVVGDVHFKEASKVASWITPVPGGVGLMTVAVLLQNTVTAARRLAGLEI, encoded by the coding sequence ATGGCCGAGACCGCACACCAGGCCCAGATCATCGACGGCAAGATCTACGCCGAGCGCCTGCGGGCGCAGGTGGCCGAGGAGGTCGCCCGGCTGAAGGCCGACCACGGCCTCGTCCCCGGCCTCGCGGTCGTCCTGGTGGGCGATGATCCCGCCAGCCAGATCTACGTCCGATCCAAGGGCGAGAAGTCGCGCGAAGCGGGCATGCATTCGGTGACCCACACCCTGCCGGCCAAGACCACCCAGGACGAGCTGATGGCCCTGGTGGCCGCGCTCAATGCGGACCCCGCGATCCACGGCATCCTGGTCCAGCTGCCACTGCCCAAGCACCTCGACGAGAAGGCGGTGCTGACCGCCCTCGACCCGGACAAGGACGTCGACGGCCTGACCATGATCAACGCCGGCCGGCTGGCGAGCGGCCTGCCCGGCCTCTACCCCTGTACGCCCATGGGCTGCATGATCATGCTGCGCGAGACGGTGGGCGACCTGACCGGCAAGCGCGCGGTCGTGGTCGGCCGCTCGGTGCTGGTCGGCCGCCCGGTGGCCCAGCTGCTGCTGGCCGAGGACTGCACGGTGACCATCGCCCACTCGCGCACCAGGGACCTGCCGGCCGTCTGCCGCGAGGCCGACATCCTGGTCGCCGCCGTGGGCCGGCCGCGGATGATCCGCGGCGACTGGATCAAGCCCGGCGCGGCGGTGATCGACGTGGGCATCAACCGCGTGCCGTTCGATGATCCGATCAAGGCCGCCGAGGGGCGCACCAAGGTGGTCGGCGACGTCCACTTCAAGGAGGCCTCGAAGGTCGCCTCCTGGATCACGCCGGTGCCCGGCGGGGTCGGGCTGATGACCGTGGCGGTCCTGCTCCAGAACACCGTCACCGCCGCCAGGCGGCTGGCCGGCCTGGAGATCTAG
- a CDS encoding ABC-type transport auxiliary lipoprotein family protein, translating to MSRPLLRFGLLAAVALGLSGCISLLPKSKPAQLYRFTPPAAAAKAEPAASAVGVFQGGGEFQRESAGDRIVTVTGPKVAYIAEVRWAAPAQVLFDQAMDAAFEASGGHVRLVPRGAPAPTDYVLRTDVRNFETRYEAGAKAAPTVLVRVHALMTRDRARTLVSEQVFESRVRASDNRVSAIVDAYAKATGEVLDQLVAWTNEKAS from the coding sequence ATGAGCCGCCCCCTCCTCCGCTTCGGCCTGCTGGCCGCCGTCGCCCTCGGCCTGTCTGGCTGCATCTCCCTGCTGCCCAAGTCGAAGCCGGCCCAGCTCTACCGCTTCACGCCCCCGGCGGCGGCAGCCAAGGCCGAGCCCGCGGCCAGTGCGGTCGGCGTCTTCCAGGGCGGCGGCGAGTTCCAGCGGGAATCCGCCGGCGACCGGATCGTCACGGTGACCGGCCCGAAGGTCGCCTACATCGCCGAGGTGCGCTGGGCGGCGCCGGCGCAGGTGCTGTTCGACCAGGCGATGGACGCGGCCTTCGAGGCCTCCGGCGGGCATGTGCGGCTGGTGCCGCGCGGCGCCCCCGCGCCCACCGACTACGTCCTCAGGACCGACGTGCGCAATTTCGAGACCCGCTACGAGGCCGGTGCGAAGGCGGCGCCCACCGTGCTGGTGCGGGTCCACGCCCTGATGACCCGCGACCGGGCCCGCACGCTGGTGTCGGAGCAGGTCTTCGAGTCCCGCGTCCGGGCCAGCGACAACCGGGTTTCGGCCATCGTCGACGCCTACGCCAAGGCGACCGGCGAGGTGCTCGATCAGCTGGTCGCCTGGACCAACGAGAAGGCGAGCTAG
- a CDS encoding ABC transporter permease yields the protein MESAAVYSIEPGTEGPSVRLTGDWTADAMGAAGAALRRELGRPRRVDFDLTGVGRLDTAGAFALIKAAGEAFDLSHVQARPETVRLMTLVAQAASRKAVVRPAPTGFHELTIRVGKGVVNVGAEAIDTMVFLGHLLVVLGRTAVNLVTRPKRVRWPALVGLMERAGLDAIPIVAVTSFFIGAVIALLGINQLRQFGAEVFTVELIGIAVLREFGIVITAVLLAGRSASSFAAELGSMKMNQEIDAMQVLGVDPFEALVFPRFGALLITIPLLTFVAVLAGLFGGLVVTWNVLGLGPAFFLQRIVDNVGPTHFWVGLSKAPVMAAVIAGIGCRQGLEVGVDVESLGRRVTAAVVHAIFAIIMIDAAFALMFMELDL from the coding sequence ATGGAGAGCGCCGCCGTCTATTCGATCGAGCCCGGGACCGAGGGCCCGTCCGTGCGCCTGACCGGCGACTGGACGGCCGACGCCATGGGCGCGGCCGGCGCGGCCCTGCGTCGCGAGCTCGGCCGCCCGCGACGCGTGGATTTCGACCTGACCGGCGTCGGGCGACTCGACACCGCCGGCGCCTTCGCCCTGATCAAGGCGGCCGGCGAGGCCTTCGACCTGTCGCACGTCCAGGCGCGGCCGGAGACGGTGCGGCTGATGACGCTCGTCGCCCAGGCCGCCAGCCGCAAGGCGGTGGTGCGCCCCGCCCCCACCGGTTTCCACGAACTCACCATCCGGGTCGGCAAGGGCGTGGTGAACGTCGGCGCCGAGGCGATCGACACCATGGTCTTCCTGGGCCACCTGCTGGTGGTCCTGGGGCGCACGGCGGTCAACCTCGTCACTCGGCCCAAGCGGGTGCGCTGGCCGGCCCTCGTCGGGCTGATGGAGCGGGCGGGCCTCGACGCCATCCCGATCGTCGCCGTCACCTCCTTCTTCATCGGCGCGGTGATCGCGCTCCTGGGCATCAACCAGCTGCGCCAGTTCGGGGCCGAGGTGTTCACCGTCGAGCTGATCGGGATCGCGGTGCTGCGCGAGTTCGGCATCGTCATCACCGCGGTCCTCCTGGCCGGCCGCTCGGCCTCCTCCTTCGCCGCCGAACTCGGCTCGATGAAGATGAACCAGGAGATCGACGCCATGCAGGTGCTGGGCGTCGATCCCTTCGAGGCCCTGGTGTTCCCGCGCTTCGGCGCCCTGCTCATCACCATCCCGCTGCTGACCTTCGTGGCGGTGCTCGCCGGCCTGTTCGGCGGCCTGGTGGTCACCTGGAACGTGCTGGGCCTGGGCCCCGCCTTCTTCCTGCAGCGGATCGTCGACAACGTCGGGCCGACCCACTTCTGGGTCGGGCTCTCCAAGGCGCCGGTGATGGCCGCGGTGATCGCCGGCATCGGCTGCCGTCAGGGCCTGGAGGTCGGCGTCGACGTCGAGAGCCTCGGCCGGCGGGTGACCGCGGCGGTAGTGCACGCCATCTTCGCCATCATCATGATCGACGCCGCCTTCGCCCTGATGTTCATGGAGCTCGACCTGTGA
- the gph gene encoding phosphoglycolate phosphatase (PGP is an essential enzyme in the glycolate salvage pathway in higher organisms (photorespiration in plants). Phosphoglycolate results from the oxidase activity of RubisCO in the Calvin cycle when concentrations of carbon dioxide are low relative to oxygen. This enzyme is a member of the Haloacid Dehalogenase (HAD) superfamily of aspartate-nucleophile hydrolase enzymes (PF00702).) encodes MTALPDVLRGAVIAFDLDGTLVDTAPDLVGTLNVILAQEGIAPLPMAEARPLIGHGARRLLERGFEVANAPLAPERTPEIFDRFLAHYLAHIADESRPFPGVVEALTRLRAAGAKLAVCTNKPGDLARVLLDALEISQLFEAIVGPEAAPARKPDGRHLEAAVAAAGGALPRAVMVGDADTDAGAARAAGAALVLVSFGYTQVPAAELEPDVLIDHFDELPDACVRLLSACGA; translated from the coding sequence CTGACCGCTCTCCCGGACGTCCTCCGCGGCGCGGTCATCGCCTTCGACCTCGACGGGACCCTCGTCGACACCGCCCCCGACCTCGTCGGCACGCTGAACGTCATCCTGGCGCAGGAAGGGATCGCCCCCCTGCCGATGGCGGAGGCGCGGCCGCTGATCGGCCACGGCGCGCGGCGGCTGCTGGAGCGGGGCTTCGAGGTGGCGAACGCCCCCCTGGCGCCGGAGCGCACGCCGGAGATCTTCGATCGCTTCCTGGCCCACTACCTGGCCCACATCGCCGACGAGAGCCGGCCCTTTCCCGGCGTCGTCGAGGCGCTGACCCGCCTGCGGGCCGCCGGGGCGAAGCTGGCGGTGTGCACCAACAAGCCCGGCGACCTGGCCCGCGTGCTCCTCGACGCGCTGGAGATCAGCCAGCTGTTCGAGGCCATTGTCGGGCCCGAGGCTGCGCCCGCCCGCAAGCCGGACGGGCGTCATCTTGAGGCCGCCGTGGCGGCGGCGGGGGGCGCCCTGCCCCGCGCGGTCATGGTCGGCGACGCGGACACCGACGCCGGCGCTGCGCGGGCGGCCGGCGCGGCCCTGGTGCTGGTCAGCTTCGGCTACACCCAGGTTCCGGCGGCCGAGCTCGAGCCCGATGTGCTCATCGACCACTTCGACGAGCTGCCGGACGCCTGCGTTCGGCTCCTCAGCGCTTGCGGAGCGTGA
- the trhA gene encoding PAQR family membrane homeostasis protein TrhA, with amino-acid sequence MSTAEIAAPPARPPRHYPTPAAKCADLVVHVVGLTLALVGGSVLLGLAIEARSISKVVGVSIYAAGLLAMLAFSTAYNFAKPQYRPTLRRLDHAGIFLMIAGSYTPFTTHALSGAWAWGMTAAVWSIAGFGALGKLFLTHVDRKFWVGVYLALGWLVVVAMKPMIDGVTWVALLLLGVGGLLYTTGVIFYVNKRLKFSRAIWHGHVVAAAGAHWAAVLLGVVLATR; translated from the coding sequence ATGAGCACGGCCGAGATCGCAGCGCCGCCGGCGCGCCCGCCCCGCCACTATCCGACGCCGGCCGCCAAGTGCGCCGACCTCGTGGTCCATGTGGTCGGCCTGACCCTCGCCCTGGTGGGCGGCAGCGTGCTGCTCGGCCTGGCCATCGAGGCGCGCTCGATCAGCAAGGTGGTGGGCGTCTCGATCTACGCCGCCGGCCTGCTGGCCATGCTGGCCTTCTCGACCGCCTACAACTTCGCCAAGCCGCAATACCGGCCGACCCTGCGCCGGCTGGACCATGCGGGCATCTTCCTGATGATCGCCGGCTCCTACACCCCGTTCACGACCCATGCCCTCTCCGGCGCCTGGGCCTGGGGCATGACCGCGGCCGTCTGGTCGATCGCCGGCTTCGGGGCGCTCGGAAAGCTGTTCCTCACCCACGTGGACCGCAAGTTCTGGGTCGGGGTCTACCTGGCGCTGGGCTGGCTGGTGGTGGTCGCCATGAAGCCGATGATCGACGGGGTGACCTGGGTCGCCCTGCTTCTGCTGGGCGTCGGCGGCCTGCTCTACACGACGGGCGTGATCTTCTACGTCAACAAGCGGCTGAAGTTCTCGCGCGCCATCTGGCACGGCCACGTGGTGGCGGCCGCCGGTGCGCACTGGGCCGCGGTGCTCCTGGGCGTGGTGCTGGCGACCCGCTAG
- a CDS encoding CatB-related O-acetyltransferase: MTANGVTGTAGNSPVSFGRYTYGFDRVRVMQWGEGAALRVGSFCSLAEEITFILGGNHRTDWISTYPFGHIHQAELGDPQVAGHPATRGDIVIGHDVWLAHGCTIMSGVTIGDGAAVGARAVVSRDVPPYAIVAGNPAEVVRFRFDEEVRELLLALRWWDLPLETIRELTATLCSAPTPALLRELIARHRPELGG, translated from the coding sequence ATGACAGCGAACGGCGTCACGGGCACGGCGGGCAACAGCCCGGTCTCGTTCGGCCGCTACACCTACGGCTTCGACCGCGTCCGCGTCATGCAGTGGGGCGAGGGCGCGGCCCTGCGCGTCGGCAGCTTCTGCTCGCTGGCCGAAGAGATCACCTTCATCCTGGGCGGCAACCACCGCACGGACTGGATCTCCACCTATCCGTTCGGGCACATCCATCAGGCCGAGCTCGGCGATCCGCAGGTCGCTGGCCACCCGGCGACGCGGGGCGACATCGTGATCGGCCATGACGTCTGGCTCGCCCACGGCTGCACGATCATGTCCGGCGTCACCATCGGCGACGGCGCTGCGGTGGGCGCGCGGGCGGTGGTCAGCCGGGACGTGCCGCCTTACGCCATCGTCGCCGGCAATCCGGCCGAGGTGGTGCGCTTCCGCTTCGACGAGGAGGTCCGCGAGTTGTTGCTGGCGCTGCGCTGGTGGGACCTGCCGCTGGAGACCATCCGCGAGCTGACCGCGACGCTCTGCTCTGCGCCGACGCCGGCGCTACTGCGGGAGCTGATCGCCCGGCACCGGCCGGAGCTGGGCGGCTAG
- a CDS encoding MlaD family protein → MEKNANYALVGLSSLILFIGLLIFVVWLARLRINAEYDLYDVVFQGPIAGLNQGGEVRFNGIKVGEVGKIALDRTNPSRVIARVRVTSDVPIRADSFATLEPQGITGVNYVQITAGTPAKPLLKDTVPHGTIPVLRSQRSAISDLLQGGGTVLTRTIEALDRVNRVLSDQNIKTFSTALSDTQAFTAELKRRKDIIADAQKALQDADVAIQQVSELAKSSQSLVDGDGRRSLKNIADAADEVKVTAKEVRGMVDKLQGPTADFATNGLPQITAAVIQLRSAAQALERLVNEVEASPTGTLGKAPAEDMKVKP, encoded by the coding sequence ATGGAAAAGAACGCCAACTACGCCCTCGTCGGCCTCTCGTCGCTGATCCTGTTCATCGGGCTACTGATCTTCGTGGTCTGGCTGGCCCGCCTGCGGATCAACGCCGAGTACGACCTCTACGACGTGGTCTTCCAGGGCCCCATCGCGGGCCTGAATCAGGGCGGCGAGGTCCGCTTCAACGGCATCAAGGTCGGCGAGGTCGGCAAGATCGCGCTCGACCGGACCAATCCGAGCCGGGTGATCGCCCGGGTGCGGGTGACCTCCGACGTGCCGATCCGGGCGGATTCCTTCGCCACCCTGGAGCCGCAGGGCATCACCGGGGTCAACTACGTCCAGATCACCGCCGGCACGCCGGCCAAGCCGCTGCTGAAGGACACCGTGCCCCACGGCACCATCCCGGTGCTGCGCAGCCAGCGCAGCGCCATCTCCGACCTGCTGCAGGGCGGCGGCACCGTGCTGACCCGCACGATCGAGGCGCTCGACCGGGTGAACCGCGTCCTTTCGGACCAGAACATCAAGACCTTCTCGACCGCGCTCTCCGACACCCAGGCGTTCACCGCCGAGCTGAAGCGGCGCAAGGACATCATCGCCGACGCCCAGAAGGCGCTGCAGGACGCCGACGTGGCCATCCAGCAGGTCAGCGAGCTCGCCAAGTCGAGCCAGAGCCTGGTGGACGGCGACGGCCGCCGCAGCCTGAAGAACATCGCCGACGCCGCCGACGAGGTGAAGGTCACCGCCAAGGAAGTCCGCGGCATGGTCGACAAGCTGCAGGGCCCGACCGCCGACTTCGCCACCAACGGCCTGCCGCAGATCACCGCCGCGGTGATCCAGCTGCGCTCCGCCGCCCAGGCGCTTGAGCGCCTGGTCAACGAGGTGGAGGCGAGCCCCACCGGCACGCTCGGCAAGGCGCCGGCCGAAGACATGAAGGTGAAGCCATGA
- a CDS encoding ABC transporter ATP-binding protein — protein MSETGDARDGLDETGPVIEVKGLRTAFGDHVVHDNLDLTVPRGEVFAVVGGSGAGKSVLLNTIIGLKRPDAGVVKVFGQDIAHVSDRRWSAIERRWGVLFQMGALFSNLTVQENVAAPLFEHTNLSRKEIYELADLKIALVGLRPDAGSLKPAELSGGMRKRAGLARALALDPQLLFLDEPTSGLDPIGAAAFDELIRDLSESLDLTVFMITHDLDTLYAITDRVAVVADKHIVAAAPVRELESSDHPWIREYFLGPRGRAAAGKAKPAGAKPAGAKPAGANPAGSRTDA, from the coding sequence GTGAGCGAGACCGGCGACGCCAGGGACGGGCTCGACGAGACGGGGCCGGTGATCGAGGTGAAGGGCCTGCGCACGGCCTTCGGCGACCACGTGGTGCACGACAACCTCGACCTGACGGTGCCGCGCGGCGAGGTGTTCGCTGTGGTCGGCGGCTCCGGCGCCGGCAAGTCGGTTCTGCTCAACACCATCATCGGCCTGAAGCGCCCCGACGCCGGGGTGGTGAAGGTGTTCGGCCAGGACATCGCCCACGTCTCGGACCGGCGCTGGTCGGCCATCGAGCGCCGCTGGGGCGTGCTGTTCCAGATGGGCGCCCTGTTCTCGAACCTGACCGTACAGGAAAACGTCGCCGCGCCGCTGTTCGAGCACACCAACCTCTCCCGCAAGGAGATCTACGAGCTCGCCGACCTGAAGATCGCGCTCGTGGGGCTGCGCCCGGACGCCGGATCGCTGAAGCCCGCCGAGCTCTCGGGGGGCATGCGCAAGCGGGCGGGCCTGGCCCGCGCGCTGGCGCTCGACCCTCAGCTCCTGTTCCTCGACGAGCCCACCTCGGGCCTCGACCCGATCGGCGCCGCCGCCTTCGACGAGCTGATCCGCGACCTCTCGGAGAGCCTGGACCTCACCGTCTTCATGATTACGCACGATCTCGACACGCTTTATGCGATCACCGACCGCGTGGCCGTGGTGGCCGACAAGCACATTGTCGCCGCCGCTCCGGTGCGCGAACTGGAATCCTCGGACCATCCCTGGATCCGCGAATACTTCCTGGGGCCGCGCGGTCGCGCCGCCGCGGGCAAGGCCAAGCCAGCTGGGGCCAAGCCAGCTGGGGCCAAGCCAGCTGGGGCCAACCCAGCTGGGTCGAGGACGGACGCCTGA